In the genome of Terribacillus sp. FSL K6-0262, one region contains:
- a CDS encoding nitroreductase — protein sequence MMQLEQLIKERRSISNYDTSKPVSYEEIQELLDIAVWVPNHKMTQPWRFILIDGKTKEQLGNINAKQGAKGAATAEEKEKKAEALKKKIIDVPLWIAVVLEENANLKLREEDYASASMLIQNFSLLAWEKGIGTIWKTNALLENPEARELLQIKPGERNIGLLQVGHIGKEPKAKPRVPASHRTTVLN from the coding sequence ATGATGCAATTGGAGCAGCTGATCAAGGAAAGAAGATCGATTTCGAATTACGATACAAGTAAGCCAGTCTCTTATGAAGAGATTCAAGAATTGCTTGACATAGCGGTATGGGTACCGAACCACAAAATGACGCAGCCCTGGAGATTCATCCTGATTGATGGAAAGACGAAGGAGCAGCTGGGCAATATCAATGCCAAGCAAGGAGCAAAGGGTGCTGCAACTGCTGAAGAAAAAGAGAAAAAAGCAGAGGCACTGAAAAAGAAGATTATCGACGTACCGCTATGGATAGCGGTTGTACTGGAGGAAAACGCGAATTTGAAACTCCGGGAAGAGGATTACGCATCTGCCAGTATGCTGATCCAGAATTTCAGCTTGCTTGCCTGGGAAAAAGGTATCGGAACAATCTGGAAGACGAATGCACTGCTGGAGAACCCGGAGGCCAGGGAATTGCTGCAAATCAAACCAGGGGAGCGTAATATCGGGCTGCTTCAAGTCGGGCATATCGGAAAGGAACCAAAAGCAAAGCCAAGGGTGCCGGCAAGTCACCGGACAACCGTATTAAACTGA
- a CDS encoding ABC transporter ATP-binding protein: MGRLQTKLLEVAYGDKSIVKDLTIEIPKGKITALVGANGSGKSTILKTMARVMKPKNGTVLLDGKSIHKQSTKAVAKQLAILPQNPVAPEGLTVSELVAYGRYPHQKGFGTLTPYDKEVIEWAIDVTGMTDFAQRAVDQLSGGQRQRAWIAMALAQETETLFLDEPTTFLDMAHQLEVLMLLHKLNREEKRTIVMVVHDLNHATRYADHMIAIKQGQVVCEGSPQETVTAENLREVFHIEADVIIDPRSGVPLCLPYNILGSASPMEPERVMEKTLA; this comes from the coding sequence ATGGGACGTTTACAGACGAAATTACTTGAAGTAGCCTATGGAGATAAATCAATTGTAAAAGATTTGACTATAGAAATTCCCAAAGGGAAGATTACAGCACTTGTCGGAGCAAATGGCTCAGGCAAGTCCACTATACTTAAGACGATGGCACGTGTCATGAAGCCCAAAAACGGCACCGTGCTATTGGACGGTAAAAGCATCCATAAACAATCAACGAAAGCAGTCGCGAAGCAGCTCGCCATCCTGCCCCAAAACCCTGTTGCCCCAGAGGGCCTGACCGTATCGGAGCTTGTGGCATATGGCCGCTATCCGCATCAAAAAGGATTTGGCACACTCACGCCTTATGATAAAGAAGTGATTGAATGGGCAATCGATGTAACCGGCATGACGGATTTCGCCCAACGCGCAGTCGACCAGCTTTCCGGCGGACAGCGTCAGCGCGCTTGGATTGCGATGGCATTGGCGCAGGAAACGGAAACCCTTTTCCTCGATGAGCCGACCACATTCCTGGATATGGCACATCAGCTGGAAGTGCTTATGCTGCTGCATAAACTGAACCGCGAGGAAAAGCGGACGATTGTCATGGTCGTGCACGATCTCAATCACGCTACCCGTTATGCTGATCATATGATCGCAATCAAGCAAGGTCAGGTGGTTTGCGAAGGTTCGCCTCAAGAGACGGTGACTGCAGAGAACCTGCGGGAAGTCTTCCATATCGAAGCAGATGTCATCATCGATCCCCGCTCAGGAGTGCCGCTTTGTTTACCATATAATATACTCGGGAGTGCATCTCCTATGGAGCCGGAACGTGTCATGGAGAAAACACTGGCATAA
- the aspA gene encoding aspartate ammonia-lyase, whose product MADLQENYRIEKDFLGEKQINKDAYYGIQTLRASENFPITGYRIHEEMIKALGIVKKSAALANMDVKRLYEGLGNAIVQASEEIIDGKWHEQFIVDPIQGGAGTSINMNANEVIANRALEILGHEKGDYQQLSPNTHVNMSQSTNDVFPTAIHISTLNMLERLLETMEYMQGEFKKKAKQFDSVIKMGRTHLQDAVPIRLGQEFEAYSRVLERDIKRIKQSRQHLYEVNMGATAVGTGLNANPKYIECVVKHLADNSGLPLVTAENLVDATQNTDAYTEVSASLKVCMMNMSKIANDLRLMASGPRAGLNEINLPARQPGSSIMPGKVNPVMAEMINQIAFQVIGNDNTICLASEAGQLELNVMEPVLVFNLLQSISIMNNGFRSFTDNCLIGIEANEALLKEYVDKSVGLLTAVNPHLGYEVAARIAREAILTGKSIRELCLQYDVLTEEELDIILNPYEMTKPGIAGEELFDR is encoded by the coding sequence ATGGCAGACTTACAGGAGAATTATCGGATTGAAAAAGACTTTCTGGGAGAGAAGCAAATCAACAAAGATGCTTATTACGGTATTCAGACACTGCGAGCATCAGAGAATTTCCCGATTACTGGATATCGCATCCATGAAGAGATGATCAAGGCACTGGGTATCGTGAAAAAATCGGCCGCACTCGCGAATATGGATGTAAAACGCCTGTATGAGGGACTCGGTAATGCAATCGTTCAAGCATCCGAGGAAATAATAGATGGAAAATGGCATGAACAGTTCATTGTGGATCCGATCCAAGGCGGTGCCGGCACCTCCATCAATATGAACGCCAATGAAGTCATCGCTAATCGGGCATTGGAAATCCTCGGTCATGAAAAAGGCGATTATCAGCAGTTAAGCCCTAATACGCACGTGAATATGTCGCAATCGACGAATGATGTATTCCCGACAGCAATCCATATTTCCACATTGAACATGCTCGAAAGACTGCTCGAAACGATGGAATATATGCAAGGTGAATTCAAGAAAAAAGCAAAACAATTCGATTCTGTCATCAAAATGGGACGCACACATCTGCAGGATGCGGTGCCGATTCGTCTTGGTCAGGAATTTGAAGCCTACAGCCGCGTGCTGGAAAGGGATATCAAGCGGATCAAGCAATCCCGTCAGCATTTGTATGAAGTCAATATGGGGGCGACAGCAGTCGGTACCGGGTTGAATGCAAATCCGAAATATATCGAGTGTGTTGTCAAACATTTGGCTGACAACAGCGGGCTACCGCTTGTAACAGCAGAGAACCTAGTGGATGCCACACAAAACACGGATGCATATACCGAGGTTTCCGCAAGCCTGAAGGTTTGTATGATGAACATGTCCAAGATTGCCAACGACCTTCGCCTGATGGCTTCCGGTCCGAGAGCAGGGCTGAATGAGATCAACTTGCCTGCACGTCAGCCAGGGTCCTCCATCATGCCGGGTAAGGTGAATCCGGTCATGGCAGAGATGATCAACCAGATCGCCTTCCAAGTGATCGGCAATGATAATACAATCTGCCTGGCCTCCGAAGCCGGACAGCTTGAACTGAACGTCATGGAGCCTGTACTGGTGTTCAACCTGCTGCAGTCCATCAGCATCATGAACAATGGCTTCCGCTCCTTCACCGATAACTGTCTGATTGGTATCGAAGCAAACGAAGCCTTGCTCAAGGAATATGTTGACAAGAGTGTCGGGTTGCTGACAGCAGTCAATCCGCATTTGGGATATGAAGTAGCTGCGCGAATCGCCCGTGAAGCGATCCTTACCGGGAAATCAATCCGTGAGCTATGCCTCCAGTACGATGTCTTGACCGAAGAAGAATTGGATATCATCTTGAATCCTTACGAAATGACGAAACCGGGTATTGCCGGCGAGGAGCTTTTTGATAGATAA
- the phnE gene encoding phosphonate ABC transporter, permease protein PhnE — translation MSQPSKKIVPKAPSKLKHYLTGIIVLALLVWSYWRSEASIVDLFTNREQMASILIEMFPPDWGYFLEIIDPMLETIRMAVIGTTFGAIIAVPIILLCANNVNPIPWISYPARFVLNLIRTVPELLLAAVFVAIFGLGMIPGIFALTIFSVGIIAKLTYESIEGIDKGPMEAMTAVGANKAQWITFSIIPQAAAYFVSYVLYTFEVNIRAAAILGLVGAGGIGLLFDSNLGFFNYPNVNTLVFATLIVVVIIDFISNKLREKLL, via the coding sequence ATGAGTCAGCCGTCAAAAAAGATAGTTCCGAAAGCCCCGTCAAAACTCAAGCATTATCTCACAGGCATCATTGTTCTTGCATTGCTTGTCTGGAGCTACTGGCGTTCTGAAGCCAGCATCGTAGATCTGTTTACCAATCGTGAACAAATGGCATCCATTTTGATTGAAATGTTCCCGCCAGACTGGGGCTATTTCCTTGAAATAATCGATCCCATGCTGGAAACGATCCGTATGGCTGTAATCGGCACGACATTCGGTGCGATCATAGCTGTTCCCATTATCCTGCTATGTGCGAATAATGTTAACCCTATTCCTTGGATCTCTTATCCAGCGCGTTTTGTGCTCAACTTGATCCGTACTGTACCAGAGCTCCTGCTTGCGGCTGTTTTTGTTGCTATTTTCGGACTCGGTATGATTCCTGGTATCTTTGCTTTGACGATTTTTTCTGTCGGAATCATCGCCAAATTGACTTATGAGTCAATCGAAGGCATCGATAAAGGACCAATGGAAGCGATGACTGCAGTTGGTGCGAATAAAGCGCAATGGATCACCTTCTCCATCATTCCGCAGGCTGCTGCATATTTCGTATCTTATGTGCTTTATACATTTGAGGTGAATATCCGTGCCGCGGCTATTCTCGGACTAGTCGGTGCCGGGGGTATCGGTCTATTATTCGACAGCAACCTTGGATTCTTCAACTATCCGAATGTCAATACATTGGTTTTCGCAACTCTGATCGTTGTAGTGATCATCGATTTTATCAGCAATAAACTTCGGGAGAAATTACTATGA
- the nhaC gene encoding Na+/H+ antiporter NhaC, translating into MKEARLPTITEIIIILGVFLALVLSFTVYLDLPIQLALFISWFVVIILGIRLGYAYQDLQKSIMNGISNGLEAILILVAVGALIGTWIAGGVVPTLIYYGLEFIHPSIFLLATLIICAIMSVATGTSWGTAGTAGIAMMAIGEGLGMPLPLVAGAVLSGAYFGDKLSPLSDSTVLASSLSKVDVLEHVRAMLFLSIPAFVITAILFTGAGFLYAGDDIDQARVDSLKTALMDNFDIGILMLVPALVVLVLLAMKKPSMPVIVIGALLGAIWASAFQGMNFAEALGTAYNGFSIDTGVNFIDGILNRGGVMGMLDTLMVIIFGLGFGGLLEKLGVLQVIVSTFEKKLVSAGNTTVATLIVAFLGNVLGCAMYVALILTPKMMEKTYDKQQLDRRVLSRNTEVGGTLTSGMVPWSDNGIYMAGILGVSTFSYLPFMWLSFVALGLAIIYGYTGKFIWYNKDKSPVES; encoded by the coding sequence TTGAAAGAAGCAAGATTACCAACAATCACAGAGATCATCATCATATTAGGGGTCTTTCTAGCGCTTGTATTATCCTTCACAGTCTACCTTGACTTGCCGATTCAGCTGGCGCTCTTCATATCATGGTTTGTCGTCATCATACTTGGCATACGCCTCGGATACGCCTATCAGGATTTACAGAAATCCATCATGAATGGCATCTCGAACGGGCTCGAGGCAATCTTGATCCTCGTCGCCGTAGGTGCACTGATCGGAACATGGATTGCAGGCGGGGTCGTACCGACATTGATTTACTATGGTCTGGAGTTCATCCATCCGAGCATATTCCTGCTTGCAACCTTGATCATCTGCGCCATCATGTCCGTTGCTACTGGTACATCGTGGGGAACCGCAGGTACGGCTGGCATCGCCATGATGGCAATCGGCGAGGGATTGGGCATGCCGCTGCCGTTAGTGGCCGGGGCTGTCCTATCAGGGGCCTATTTTGGGGACAAGCTTTCTCCGCTGTCTGATAGTACCGTACTCGCGTCCTCCCTCTCCAAAGTGGATGTCTTGGAGCATGTCCGGGCAATGCTGTTCCTATCCATCCCGGCGTTCGTTATCACGGCTATTCTTTTTACTGGGGCTGGCTTCCTCTACGCTGGAGATGATATCGACCAAGCAAGGGTTGATTCACTCAAAACAGCATTGATGGATAATTTTGATATCGGCATCCTCATGCTGGTTCCTGCGCTGGTCGTCCTTGTTTTGCTGGCCATGAAGAAACCTTCCATGCCGGTGATCGTGATAGGTGCGCTGCTTGGTGCCATCTGGGCATCCGCATTCCAGGGAATGAATTTCGCAGAAGCACTCGGTACTGCTTATAATGGATTTTCGATTGATACAGGTGTGAATTTCATCGATGGCATTCTCAACCGAGGCGGCGTGATGGGCATGCTCGATACGTTGATGGTCATCATTTTCGGCCTTGGTTTCGGCGGATTGCTGGAGAAACTTGGTGTCCTGCAGGTCATCGTTTCCACTTTCGAGAAGAAGCTTGTCTCCGCGGGCAATACGACAGTCGCCACACTCATCGTGGCTTTCCTGGGCAATGTCCTCGGCTGTGCCATGTATGTTGCCTTGATTCTGACACCTAAAATGATGGAAAAAACGTATGACAAGCAGCAGCTTGACCGACGCGTCCTTTCCCGTAACACAGAAGTCGGGGGCACTTTGACTTCCGGTATGGTGCCTTGGTCGGACAATGGTATTTACATGGCTGGCATTCTTGGTGTTTCGACCTTCTCCTATCTGCCATTCATGTGGCTGAGCTTTGTAGCTCTCGGACTTGCCATCATCTACGGGTACACTGGAAAGTTCATCTGGTATAACAAAGATAAAAGCCCAGTCGAAAGCTAA
- a CDS encoding phosphate/phosphite/phosphonate ABC transporter substrate-binding protein, producing the protein MFKKIAGVGATLFLAAGLLSACGSDDSNAEGGSGSGGKGDLEELRVQFVPSQNAETLEAKAKPLEGLLEEELDIPVEVSVSTNYNTIVEAMASGQVDVGFLPPTAYVLAHEKGAADVILQSQRYGVNPEDGSPTDELVDYYLAQFVVKADSDINSLEDLKGKSIAVQDVTSSAGYVWPAGALDEVGLDIQQDLTPTIVKGHDAGIISVLNGDTDAAVTFQDARNTVKGDYPTVFEDTKVIATTEKIPNDTIAITPDINDEWKEKITDAFINIGKDPEGLEIIRDVYTHEGYVKSDDSNFEVVREYAEKYGLE; encoded by the coding sequence ATGTTTAAGAAAATTGCAGGTGTCGGCGCGACTCTATTTCTGGCAGCAGGCTTGCTCAGCGCATGCGGATCTGACGATTCAAACGCAGAAGGCGGCAGCGGCAGCGGCGGCAAAGGAGATCTGGAAGAACTTCGTGTGCAGTTCGTTCCTTCCCAGAATGCCGAGACACTTGAAGCAAAAGCAAAACCGCTTGAAGGACTTCTTGAGGAAGAATTGGATATTCCTGTCGAAGTAAGCGTATCCACCAACTACAACACTATCGTCGAGGCGATGGCTTCCGGCCAGGTAGACGTTGGATTCCTGCCTCCTACAGCATATGTTTTGGCACATGAAAAGGGTGCAGCCGATGTTATCCTTCAGTCCCAGCGCTACGGTGTCAATCCAGAAGATGGTTCACCGACGGATGAACTAGTGGACTACTATCTGGCGCAATTCGTCGTAAAAGCTGATTCCGATATCAATTCCCTTGAAGACCTTAAAGGCAAAAGCATCGCCGTGCAGGACGTGACATCTTCTGCAGGTTATGTATGGCCGGCAGGTGCGCTTGACGAAGTCGGTTTGGACATCCAGCAGGATTTGACTCCGACAATCGTCAAAGGTCATGATGCAGGTATCATCAGCGTATTGAACGGCGATACGGATGCCGCTGTTACGTTCCAGGATGCACGTAATACTGTAAAAGGCGACTACCCGACTGTATTTGAAGATACGAAAGTAATCGCAACGACAGAAAAAATCCCGAACGATACAATTGCAATCACTCCTGATATCAATGACGAATGGAAAGAAAAAATCACAGATGCTTTCATCAACATCGGTAAAGATCCAGAAGGTTTGGAGATCATCCGCGACGTTTACACACATGAAGGTTATGTGAAATCCGATGACAGCAACTTCGAGGTCGTACGTGAGTACGCTGAGAAATACGGTTTAGAATAA
- a CDS encoding asparaginase — translation MKKLLLLTTGGTIASVEGENGLAPAVDANELLSYVSDMDNEYTMETISLMNLDSTNMQPEDWVTMAEAVRDHYQDYDGFVITHGTDTMAYTAAALSYMLQNASKPIVITGSQIPITFQKTDAKKNIKDAIRFACEEVGGVYVVFDGRVIQGTRAIKLRTKSYDAFESINYPYIAFIHDDTIEYNKQIQGENLPFTVDTSLCTDVLLLRLYPGLKPEMLDTIASMYKGVVIESYGSGGIPFEGRDLLQKINELVEKGIVVVITTQCLEEGEDMSIYEVGRRIDQELVTRSSNMNTEAIVPKLMWALGRSTDPKEVKRMMETPIAEDITIWPS, via the coding sequence ATGAAGAAGCTATTATTACTTACCACCGGCGGCACCATCGCATCAGTCGAAGGGGAAAATGGTCTGGCTCCGGCTGTGGATGCGAATGAACTGTTAAGTTATGTTTCCGACATGGACAACGAATACACCATGGAGACGATATCGCTTATGAATCTCGATAGCACGAATATGCAGCCGGAAGACTGGGTGACGATGGCTGAAGCCGTGCGGGATCATTATCAGGACTATGATGGCTTTGTCATCACCCATGGAACCGATACGATGGCTTATACTGCAGCAGCATTATCGTATATGCTTCAAAATGCCAGTAAGCCAATTGTCATCACCGGCTCCCAGATACCGATCACTTTCCAGAAAACAGATGCGAAAAAGAATATCAAGGATGCTATCCGCTTTGCTTGTGAAGAGGTAGGCGGTGTCTACGTGGTATTTGATGGCCGGGTCATTCAAGGAACAAGGGCAATAAAGCTGCGGACAAAAAGCTATGATGCATTTGAAAGCATCAATTATCCATATATCGCCTTCATCCATGATGATACCATCGAGTATAACAAGCAGATACAAGGAGAAAATCTGCCATTTACCGTTGATACTTCCCTTTGTACTGATGTACTCTTATTAAGGCTGTATCCGGGACTCAAGCCTGAAATGCTTGATACTATAGCAAGCATGTATAAAGGTGTTGTAATCGAAAGCTATGGCAGCGGCGGCATTCCATTCGAAGGGCGTGATCTTCTGCAAAAGATCAATGAGTTGGTGGAAAAAGGCATCGTGGTCGTCATCACCACCCAATGTCTGGAAGAAGGCGAAGACATGAGCATTTATGAAGTCGGCCGGCGCATCGATCAGGAGCTGGTGACTCGTTCAAGCAATATGAACACAGAAGCGATTGTACCGAAGCTCATGTGGGCACTTGGCCGATCCACTGATCCAAAGGAAGTAAAACGCATGATGGAAACACCGATCGCTGAAGATATTACTATATGGCCATCTTAA
- the phnC gene encoding phosphonate ABC transporter ATP-binding protein: protein MIEFRNVSKTYPNGVKGLKNINLTIEKGEFIVIVGLSGAGKSTLLRSINRLHEISEGEILIDNQSITAAKGKNLRMIRRDIGMIFQNFNLVKRSSVLRNVLSGRVAYHSTLRTIFGLFPKEDVNLALNALDRVNIIDKAYTRSDQLSGGQQQRVSIARALAQEAKIILADEPVASLDPLTTKQVMDDLKNINQELGITTVVNLHFIDIARQYATRIIGLNAGEVVFDGPVEEATDEKFQEIYGQQLEKEQQRGPIGAGVE, encoded by the coding sequence GTGATAGAATTTCGCAATGTTTCGAAAACATATCCCAATGGCGTCAAAGGTTTGAAAAACATCAACTTGACTATCGAAAAAGGCGAGTTCATTGTCATTGTCGGTCTTTCCGGAGCTGGTAAGTCCACATTGCTGCGCTCGATTAATAGATTGCATGAAATCTCTGAAGGGGAAATCCTGATTGATAATCAGTCGATCACTGCTGCAAAAGGAAAGAATTTGCGTATGATCCGCCGTGATATCGGCATGATTTTCCAAAACTTCAATCTTGTCAAACGTTCTTCTGTACTGCGCAATGTCCTTTCCGGTCGTGTTGCTTATCACTCTACGCTGCGGACCATATTCGGGTTATTCCCGAAAGAGGATGTCAACTTGGCTCTTAACGCATTGGATCGGGTGAATATCATAGATAAGGCATACACACGTTCCGATCAGCTTTCCGGCGGTCAGCAGCAGCGTGTCTCGATCGCAAGGGCATTGGCTCAGGAAGCGAAAATCATCCTCGCTGATGAACCGGTTGCTTCCTTGGATCCACTCACAACGAAACAAGTGATGGATGATTTGAAAAACATCAATCAGGAGCTTGGCATTACGACAGTCGTCAACCTTCACTTCATCGATATCGCCCGCCAATATGCCACGCGCATCATTGGTCTGAATGCCGGGGAAGTCGTATTCGATGGTCCAGTGGAAGAAGCGACCGATGAGAAGTTTCAGGAAATCTACGGACAGCAGCTGGAAAAAGAACAGCAGCGGGGGCCGATTGGAGCTGGGGTCGAATGA
- the phnE gene encoding phosphonate ABC transporter, permease protein PhnE — translation MSQLSTQTVDKPKGRGKKVFNRVLILVILAAVYVWAFSGVEEFQIKDTAGQISKAIFEGIIHPDWDFINDEEGLIYGLIDTLAISILGTFISAILTVPFGFWAARRRSKGGFFVTGVGRFILSYIRVFPEVVLAIIFIKAVGPGSYAGVLALGLHSIGMLGKLFAEEIDAIDHGPREALIATGANRIQVLVYSVLPQVLPGFISYTLYRFELNVRGASILGIIGAGGIGAPLIFALQSRNWPRVGIILLGVIILVSLIDLISGYLRKKIV, via the coding sequence ATGAGCCAACTATCCACACAAACCGTCGACAAACCAAAAGGCCGCGGTAAAAAGGTATTCAACCGTGTGCTGATTCTGGTCATACTGGCTGCAGTCTATGTTTGGGCATTCTCTGGTGTTGAGGAGTTTCAAATCAAGGATACAGCCGGCCAGATTTCCAAGGCTATCTTTGAAGGGATCATTCATCCGGATTGGGACTTCATTAATGATGAGGAAGGTTTAATTTACGGGTTGATCGACACCTTGGCGATTTCGATCCTCGGTACATTCATTTCAGCGATCCTTACCGTGCCATTTGGCTTTTGGGCTGCAAGGCGCCGGAGTAAAGGAGGATTCTTCGTCACAGGAGTAGGACGATTCATCCTTAGTTATATCCGGGTATTTCCGGAGGTTGTATTGGCCATCATCTTCATCAAGGCAGTTGGTCCAGGTTCCTATGCCGGGGTGCTGGCATTAGGCCTCCACTCCATCGGTATGCTGGGCAAATTATTTGCTGAAGAAATCGATGCAATCGATCATGGTCCTCGCGAAGCACTTATCGCTACCGGGGCGAACCGGATCCAGGTACTGGTTTACTCCGTATTGCCACAGGTGCTGCCTGGCTTCATTTCCTACACACTGTATCGTTTCGAACTGAATGTCCGGGGAGCATCCATCCTTGGTATCATTGGGGCTGGCGGTATCGGGGCTCCGCTTATCTTTGCCTTGCAATCACGTAACTGGCCGCGGGTTGGCATCATTCTGCTGGGTGTCATTATACTCGTATCGCTGATCGACTTGATTTCGGGTTATTTACGGAAAAAGATTGTATAA
- a CDS encoding helix-turn-helix transcriptional regulator — translation MNLDRLSELRKKKNWSLQDTADRLGIAKSTYAGYESGYRRPSFEALIMLADLFDTSCDDLLGRHFEKPIELTDRKKAELSIDQRKLTEKEIIGMIAFIRATREMEGQE, via the coding sequence ATGAATCTGGATCGCTTATCAGAATTGAGGAAAAAGAAGAATTGGTCGCTGCAAGACACCGCAGACCGTCTGGGAATTGCCAAAAGTACATATGCAGGATATGAATCGGGATATCGCCGTCCCTCGTTCGAGGCATTGATCATGCTGGCAGACTTGTTCGACACAAGCTGTGACGATTTGCTTGGACGGCATTTCGAGAAGCCTATTGAATTGACCGATAGGAAAAAGGCAGAGCTTTCGATAGATCAAAGAAAGCTGACGGAGAAGGAGATCATCGGGATGATCGCTTTCATCAGGGCCACAAGGGAAATGGAAGGACAGGAATGA